Proteins from a single region of Haemorhous mexicanus isolate bHaeMex1 chromosome 4, bHaeMex1.pri, whole genome shotgun sequence:
- the MOB1B gene encoding MOB kinase activator 1B isoform X3 has translation MSFLFGSRSSKTFKPKKNIPEGSHQYELLKHAEATLGSGNLRMAVMLPDGEDLNEWVAVNTVDFFNQINMLYGTITDFCTEESCPVMSAGPKYEYHWADGTNIKKPIKCSAPKYIDYLMTWVQDQLDDETLFPSKIGVPFPKNFMSVAKTILKRLFRVYAHIYHQHFDPVIQLQEEAHLNTSFKHFIFFVQEFNLIDRRELAPLQELIEKLTSKDR, from the exons CGGCAGTCGCTCTTCCAAGACCTTCAAACCAAAGAAGAATATTCCCGAGGGGTCTCACCAGTACGAGCTGCTGAAGCATGCCGAGGCCACGCTGGGAAGCGGCAACCTGCGCATGGCGGTGATGCTCCCCGACGGGGAAGACCTCAATGAATGGGTTGCAGTGAACA CTGTCGACTTCTTCAACCAGATCAACATGCTCTACGGAACCATCACGGACTTCTGCACGGAGGAGAGCTGCCCCGTCATGTCTGCTGGCCCCAA GTACGAGTACCACTGGGCAGATGGCACCAACATCAAGAAGCCCATCAAGTGCTCAGCACCAAAGTACATCGATTACCTGATGACCTGGGTCCAGGACCAGCTGGATGATGAAACGCTCTTTCCTTCCAAAATAG GCGTACCGTTCCCAAAGAACTTCATGTCAGTGGCCAAGACAATTCTCAAGCGTCTCTTCAGAGTTTACGCCCACATCTACCACCAGCACTTCGACCCGGTgatccagctgcaggaggaggcacACCTTAACACTTCTTTCAAGCACTTTATCTTTTTTGTTCAG GAATTCAACCTTATTGATAGAAGAGAACTTGCACCACTTCAAGAACTGATTGAAAAACTCACCTCCAAGGACAGATAA
- the MOB1B gene encoding MOB kinase activator 1B isoform X2 yields the protein MSLGRTRSCWSGSRSSKTFKPKKNIPEGSHQYELLKHAEATLGSGNLRMAVMLPDGEDLNEWVAVNTVDFFNQINMLYGTITDFCTEESCPVMSAGPKYEYHWADGTNIKKPIKCSAPKYIDYLMTWVQDQLDDETLFPSKIGVPFPKNFMSVAKTILKRLFRVYAHIYHQHFDPVIQLQEEAHLNTSFKHFIFFVQEFNLIDRRELAPLQELIEKLTSKDR from the exons CGGCAGTCGCTCTTCCAAGACCTTCAAACCAAAGAAGAATATTCCCGAGGGGTCTCACCAGTACGAGCTGCTGAAGCATGCCGAGGCCACGCTGGGAAGCGGCAACCTGCGCATGGCGGTGATGCTCCCCGACGGGGAAGACCTCAATGAATGGGTTGCAGTGAACA CTGTCGACTTCTTCAACCAGATCAACATGCTCTACGGAACCATCACGGACTTCTGCACGGAGGAGAGCTGCCCCGTCATGTCTGCTGGCCCCAA GTACGAGTACCACTGGGCAGATGGCACCAACATCAAGAAGCCCATCAAGTGCTCAGCACCAAAGTACATCGATTACCTGATGACCTGGGTCCAGGACCAGCTGGATGATGAAACGCTCTTTCCTTCCAAAATAG GCGTACCGTTCCCAAAGAACTTCATGTCAGTGGCCAAGACAATTCTCAAGCGTCTCTTCAGAGTTTACGCCCACATCTACCACCAGCACTTCGACCCGGTgatccagctgcaggaggaggcacACCTTAACACTTCTTTCAAGCACTTTATCTTTTTTGTTCAG GAATTCAACCTTATTGATAGAAGAGAACTTGCACCACTTCAAGAACTGATTGAAAAACTCACCTCCAAGGACAGATAA
- the MOB1B gene encoding MOB kinase activator 1B isoform X4 codes for MAVMLPDGEDLNEWVAVNTVDFFNQINMLYGTITDFCTEESCPVMSAGPKYEYHWADGTNIKKPIKCSAPKYIDYLMTWVQDQLDDETLFPSKIGVPFPKNFMSVAKTILKRLFRVYAHIYHQHFDPVIQLQEEAHLNTSFKHFIFFVQEFNLIDRRELAPLQELIEKLTSKDR; via the exons ATGGCGGTGATGCTCCCCGACGGGGAAGACCTCAATGAATGGGTTGCAGTGAACA CTGTCGACTTCTTCAACCAGATCAACATGCTCTACGGAACCATCACGGACTTCTGCACGGAGGAGAGCTGCCCCGTCATGTCTGCTGGCCCCAA GTACGAGTACCACTGGGCAGATGGCACCAACATCAAGAAGCCCATCAAGTGCTCAGCACCAAAGTACATCGATTACCTGATGACCTGGGTCCAGGACCAGCTGGATGATGAAACGCTCTTTCCTTCCAAAATAG GCGTACCGTTCCCAAAGAACTTCATGTCAGTGGCCAAGACAATTCTCAAGCGTCTCTTCAGAGTTTACGCCCACATCTACCACCAGCACTTCGACCCGGTgatccagctgcaggaggaggcacACCTTAACACTTCTTTCAAGCACTTTATCTTTTTTGTTCAG GAATTCAACCTTATTGATAGAAGAGAACTTGCACCACTTCAAGAACTGATTGAAAAACTCACCTCCAAGGACAGATAA
- the MOB1B gene encoding MOB kinase activator 1B isoform X1, whose amino-acid sequence MPGFVALIASPFFMTKRTNELSGSRSSKTFKPKKNIPEGSHQYELLKHAEATLGSGNLRMAVMLPDGEDLNEWVAVNTVDFFNQINMLYGTITDFCTEESCPVMSAGPKYEYHWADGTNIKKPIKCSAPKYIDYLMTWVQDQLDDETLFPSKIGVPFPKNFMSVAKTILKRLFRVYAHIYHQHFDPVIQLQEEAHLNTSFKHFIFFVQEFNLIDRRELAPLQELIEKLTSKDR is encoded by the exons CGGCAGTCGCTCTTCCAAGACCTTCAAACCAAAGAAGAATATTCCCGAGGGGTCTCACCAGTACGAGCTGCTGAAGCATGCCGAGGCCACGCTGGGAAGCGGCAACCTGCGCATGGCGGTGATGCTCCCCGACGGGGAAGACCTCAATGAATGGGTTGCAGTGAACA CTGTCGACTTCTTCAACCAGATCAACATGCTCTACGGAACCATCACGGACTTCTGCACGGAGGAGAGCTGCCCCGTCATGTCTGCTGGCCCCAA GTACGAGTACCACTGGGCAGATGGCACCAACATCAAGAAGCCCATCAAGTGCTCAGCACCAAAGTACATCGATTACCTGATGACCTGGGTCCAGGACCAGCTGGATGATGAAACGCTCTTTCCTTCCAAAATAG GCGTACCGTTCCCAAAGAACTTCATGTCAGTGGCCAAGACAATTCTCAAGCGTCTCTTCAGAGTTTACGCCCACATCTACCACCAGCACTTCGACCCGGTgatccagctgcaggaggaggcacACCTTAACACTTCTTTCAAGCACTTTATCTTTTTTGTTCAG GAATTCAACCTTATTGATAGAAGAGAACTTGCACCACTTCAAGAACTGATTGAAAAACTCACCTCCAAGGACAGATAA